One window of the Salvia miltiorrhiza cultivar Shanhuang (shh) chromosome 6, IMPLAD_Smil_shh, whole genome shotgun sequence genome contains the following:
- the LOC130989572 gene encoding DNA gyrase subunit B, chloroplastic/mitochondrial-like has protein sequence MISLNLIQQCFLKKHHLTSLSFTTIFTTEIEFDYNTISSRIRELAFLNPEVTIALEKQDVDPEKTVHNEYSYAGGLIEYVKWLNTDKKPLHEVVGFRKEVEGISIDIALQWCSDSYSDTLLGYANSIRTVDGGTHIDGVKASLTRTLNNLAKKSKVIKEKDITLSGEHVNSLVLVQVHYCD, from the exons ATGATTTCTTTGAATTTGATTCAACAATGCTTCCTTAAAAAACATCATTTGACTAGCCTTTCTTTTACTACAATATTTACAACAGAAATTGAGTTTGACTACAACACAATATCTAGCAGAATCAGGGAGCTCGCTTTTCTAAATCCTGAG GTTACAATTGCTCTTGAGAAGCAGGATGTGGACCCAGAGAAGACGGTGCATAATGAGTACAGCTATGCTGGAGGATTAATTGAATATGTGAAGTGGCTTAATACTGATAAG AAACCTTTGCATGAAGTTGTGGGATTCAGAAAAGAAGTAGAGGGGATATCAATTGATATTGCACTTCAATG GTGTTCGGATTCTTATTCAGATACATTGTTAGGATATGCTAACAGCATTAGAACAGTTGATGGTGGCACCCACATTGATGGTGTCAAAGCTTCATTAACAAGAACCCTCAACAATCTTGCAAAGAAGTCTAAAGTCATTAAG GAAAAAGATATTACTTTAAGTGGCGAACAT GTGAACTCGCTCGTGTTGGTGCAGG TTCATTATTGTGATTGA
- the LOC130989573 gene encoding LOW QUALITY PROTEIN: uncharacterized protein LOC130989573 (The sequence of the model RefSeq protein was modified relative to this genomic sequence to represent the inferred CDS: substituted 1 base at 1 genomic stop codon): protein MRAVGQVGPHRLVVXDISLSRRQRGFEFPWG from the coding sequence ATGAGGGCGGTTGGTCAAGTTGGCCCCCATCGTCTAGTGGTTTAGGACATCTCTCTTTCAAGGAGGCAGCGGGGATTCGAATTCCCCTGGGGGTAG